The Methanobrevibacter sp. TMH8 genomic interval GGTTCTCATTGGCTTGTTAATCAGTATAAAAACACTAGTAAACTTATTTTAAACGCTTATAGAGATGGAAACAAACAAGTATTCCTAACAAAAGTTGGAAAAGAACCACTTGATCTTAAAGCTAGTATCAATGCTGCAGGAATAGAAGAAGTAGCTATTGATAATGAAAATAACACAGTTAAGGTCGTTCATGGAGGTTTAGCTGGAGCAGGTGTTGGAGCTGGAATGTGTCGTGGTATGGGTGAAGGCATTAAACAAGTTGAAATCTATGAAAAAGGTGGAGGATCTAAACTTGGGAAGGCTGCAGTAATAACTCCAAAAATGGAAAAAGTAGTTATTGGTATTGATGATACTGATACTAAGGATGAAGGGGCTACTTGGACTATGGCCCACAATGTTGGAATGGAGTTAAAAAAAGAAGGTTTTGAGTATTTAGACCATGTAATTGTTCAGCTATATCCTCATAATCCCCATAAAACTCAAAATTGTGTTTCAATAGCTTTAACCTTTGCAGTGTTAGCAGAAGATAAAGAAAAATTAATATCTAGAGCTGTTGAACTTCTTAAAAGAGATACTCTCTCTGATAAAACTGCTATAGCAATTTTAGAAGGATTATCCATCCCAAAAAAATTGACTGATTATTCTATGAAAGCTAAAACAAGCATGGTAACAGTTGAGGAAGCAGAAAAAGTGGCAAATGATTTAAATATTAAACTTATTGCTGTTACTGGAGATCATGGTAAAATTGGAGCTTTAGCTGCTTTAGGACTTTATAACAACTTAGATGAAGCTGTAAAAGTATATTATTAACATGTTTCTTAAATTATTTTTAATATTATTATAAATTTATTTTTAATATATTTTTATTTTTATTATATTATTTCTTATCAATCTTTTTTTGCTTATTATTCTATTAAAAAAATGTTTATATATTTATTAAACTATTTTTATTTTTATTTATCATATTTTATTATAGTTTATTAAAATTTATTAAAATTTATTCATTTATTTTGAAGATATTTTTAAAAAAATGAAAAATAAAAATGAAAAATGAAAAAATAAATGAATAAATGAGAAAATAATAAAAATAAAAAATAATAAGAATAATAAAAAATATTAATTAAATAATCAATTAAAATAATTAATAAAGATTAAAAGAAATAAATGGACCTAATCTGCTAGGGAAGAATCTTTTTGAAGTAGATATATTGTTAGAAACATTGAGTTCAACTATATGGTCTCCAGAATAAGCTAAATAGGTATTTCCTTTTTTTATCTTGGTTTCATTATTAATATTTATTGAAAGAGCCCTTGAACCATCAATATATATATCATAAGTTTCATTTGGTTTAAATGATGCAGATATCGATCCAACATGTTTATGATCCAAATAAACATCTAATGTGGTTCCATTCATGTTTCTTGAGTTGATAATCGTATTTTCAGTTATGGTTTTATTAGATGAATTAGAAGATGAGTTTAGCTTAAGTGTATGTTCAACTTGAATTCCTTCAAATACTCCTTTTATTTTTCCATCAGAAATAACATCCCCTTCTTGAAGATCCAAAAACGCCCTTGCATTAAATGGAAGTCTTAAAACATTTTCTTCTCCAGGCCTATCTTTAACAACTGTATATTGTTCATTGCCAATCTGCATTTTGTCTCCATAACTAAGTTCTAGAGTATTTAAAGCATCTCCAGGCATTCTAATGATATTTGTTTGATTTTCTAATGCACTATCTACAGTATAAGGCCCTCTAACATATATTGGTTGATCTGTAGCTCCAGGAAATATTACAAAATTTCTTGAAGTTGGTTCAATAGAAATTTTTCCATCTGAATAATTAGCTGCACTAAAAAATGTTGAAATCATCAAAATTAATACAATTGCAGAAATTAGAACTGGAAAATGCATTTTTATAAATGATCTAAAAAAATTCCCTTTTTTTCTCTTTCTAAAAACTCGAATACCCTGAATAAATAATTTAATCAAGTAATAAATAGCTAGAATCAAACCAATAATACCTATTATCACCCCTAACTCATATGGAAAACCTTGAACAAAGAATACAGTAAATAATCCCAAAATAATCAATGAAAGGCCAAGTGTGGCCATTCTAATATAGTTACCCATGGAATCTATCATTGTAACTCGGCCATATTCCATTGCCCTATCAACAATAGTCCTTGTAACCTCATTTGCCATTTCATTCAAATTTTCAAGAGGAGACATATCGTGTTTAATCTCTCCAATATCAACTTCTTCAATTTTTATACCACGAACATCAGCATCTAATACAATACCAACATCTACACCATAATCTTTTTCAAATTTAATTTTATTTAAAACTGAACGTTTACCTGCGAATTGACCACTTAAAGGTTGTTTAAAATTAATTTCAGGGAAGAAAAATTTAAGAAGAGGCTTTGCAGTGAGTTCTGTTACTCTTCCACTTTCTCTCACGAATTTAGTTTTAGTAATATCAGTTCGACCCTCTAAAATAGGGCGTATTATCATGTCAATTTTTTCCTGAGTAAGATTATAAATATCTGCATCAATAAAAGCTATAATATCTCCTTTTGAATGTCTAAAACCTGTTTTAATGGCTGAACCTTTTCCTTGGTTACTAGCATGAGATATAACATCGGCTCCTGCGAATTTTGCTTCTTCAACTGTCTTATCATAAGACCCATCATCTACAACAATAACTTCATTTACATAAGGTAATTCTTTAGCCACGCCAACTACCTTAGATACAGTTGCTTCTTCATTATAAGCAGGTATAATAATTGAAACCGAATTTGAAGTATTATTTTCCATTTTACACCTTTTATTAGATATTTTATGAATATATTATAAATAAAATAATTATAATAATTATAAATAAATATATTATCTTTTTATTGAATTTATTCTAATATTTATTAAGTTATTATATATATTATACATATTATTTATCTATTTATTAGATTTACTAAATATTTATTAAAATTATTTATTATAATACATCTATTATCAAATTTACTAATATTTATTATATTTTTTATTATAATAAAATACTCTAAAATAATTATTAATTTTCATTTATCATTATTTTAATTTTTATTGTACTATTCTTATTTGTAAATATTATTTTATAAAAGTTTTTAAATATTAAATATTGCATATATAATAAATAAAAAAAGTAATGAATAAAATTAAAATAATAAATAAATTCAATTGTCAATTTTAATTACTTGATGAATTTAAGTTATTTTAAATTATTTTAATTATTTTGAATTAGTTTAAATTAGTTTAAATTAGTTTGAATTATTTTAAATTCTTCAATAAATGATAATAAAAATAAAAACGAATATACTATTGATTAAAGTGATGTGAATGAATCCTAAAGTAATGATAATCCTTGGAAGTGCATCTGATTTAAAAATAGCTCAAAAATCCATTGATATTCTTGAAACACTTAAAATTCCATATAGTTTAAAAGTTGCATCTGCACATAGAACACATGAAAAAGTGAAAAAACTTGTAATTGAAGCTACTGGAATTGGAGTGGAAGTATTCATAGGAATAGCTGGATTAGCTGCTCACCTTCCAGGAGCAATAGCTGCATATACCCATAGACCTGTTATTGGAGTTCCAGTAGATGTTAAGTTAGGAGGATTAGATGCACTTTGCGCATCATCACAAATGCCTTTCCCAGCACCAGTAGCTACTGTTGGAATAGATAGAGGAGATAATGGTGCAATACTTGCAGGACAAATAATTGGTGTTAATGATCCTGAAGTAAAAAAGAAAGTATCTGAACTTAGAAAATCTTATCAAGAAAAAGTCAAAAAAGATGAAGAAAAGTTAGTTTCTGAAATTAATGGAGAACTATTCATTAAAGACTTTTTAGAGAATTATGATGAAATAAGTGAAGAAAAATTAAACAAAAAAGAACCTCATACTGATAAAGTTTTTAAAGAATCTGAAGAAAATGAGTTGGAAAACACTCCTTTAGTATCAGTTGTGCCTGGAAGTTATTCTGATATTGAAGAAGCAAAAAAAGTTGCATTGACTTTAGATAGATTAGGAATTAGCTACGATATAAGTGTTATTTCTCCAATAAGATATCCAGACAAATTTGAAAAGTATATTGAGAAAATGAAAGATGTTAAGCTATTTATAGCTGTTACTGGTTTATCTGCTCATGTTACAGGTTCAATTGTAGCACTTAGTGAAAAACCTGTGATTGGAGTTCCATGTTCTGTAGAATTAAATGGTCTTGATTCATTACTTTCAATGGTAAATATGCCTCCTGGAGTCCCGGTTGGAACAGTTGGAATAGAAAATGGAAGAAATGCAGGAGTTATAGCTGGTGAAATCTTAGGAATATCAAATAAAACTATTGAAGATAATTTAAAGCTAATGAAATATAAAACTGCTGATTTATAACAATAGATAATTTATACAATGAATAATCTAAAAATAATGTAAATACTATAAAATGATAGATAATTTATAAATAATAATCATTATTAACCAAAAATCATCATACAAAATAAAATTAGGGTTATAAGAAGGATTTGAGGGAATATTATGGAAAACTTTTTAAATTTGATAAAAAAAGATTATGAGATATTAAAAATAAAGGAAGAAGTATCTAGTGAATATGAAGCAGCTAGAATACTTAGAGAACATCCTAAAAAAACAGTTGTCCTAGAAAATGTTAAAGGATATGATATTTCAATAATTTCAGGAATATGTAATACAAGAGAGAAAATAGCTAAATCTCTCGGTTGTAATGTTGATGAAATTCTACAGAAAGTAATCAAAGCTACTGAAAATCCTCAAAAAATCACAAAAAGTAGCGATATTAATGATTCATCAAATGATTATAAATATACAACTGAAAAAGCTAATTTAAATAAAATTCCTATTTTAACTCATTATAAAAGAGATGGTGGAGCATATATAACTGCAGGAGTTGTATTTGCAAAAGATCCAGAAATTGGAATTCAAAATGCTTCAATTCATAGAATGTTAGTTCTCAGTAAAGATAAATTAGCTATAAGAATCGTTCCAAGAAACCTTTATACTTACTTCCAAAAAGCTGAAAGATTAAATCAAGATCTTGAAATAGCTATAGCTATTGGAATGGATCCTTCAACACTTCTTGCAACTACTACCTCTATTCCAATCGATCATGATGAAATGGAAGTAGCTAATAATTTTAAAAATGGAGAATTAAGATTAATTGAACTAGAAAAAACTGGTTTAAAAGTTCCTCAAGCAGATATAATATTTGAAGGTAAAATATTAACTAAAGAAAGAGCCAAAGAAGGACCATTTGTTGATTTAACTGATACTTATGATGTTATACGCGATGAACCAGTGATAAAATTAGATCAAATGCATTTAAAAGAAAATGCCATGTATCATGCTATTCTTCCAGCTGGTTTTGAACATAAATTACTTCAAGGAATGCCTCAAGAGCCAAGAATATTCCAAGCTGTCAAAAACACAGTTCCCACAATTAAAAATGTGGTTCTTACTGAAGGAGGTTGTTGTTGGTTACATGCAGCAATAGCTATCGAAAAACAAACACAAGGTGATGGTAAAAATGTTATCATGGCTGCACTTGCAGCTCATCCTTCATTAAAACATGCTGTTGTTGTAGATGAAGATATTGATATTTTTGATCCTCAAGATCTCGAATATGCAATAGCTACAAGAGTCAAAGGTGATGATGATATAATTATTGTTCCTCAAGCAAGAGGCTCTTCTCTTGATCCAGTAGCTCTCCCAGATGGGACTACAACTAAATTAGGTGTAGATGCTACTAAATTACTCGGAAAAGAAGAAAAATTCGAAAGAGTTAGTTTAAGTGAGTAAAATTCATCATAAAACTGATAAAATAAAATTATTAAAATAAAATCACTAGAATAAAATTACTAGAATAAAATGATTTAAATAAAATTATAAGATTGATGATTAAATAATAAATAAATCTCAATCTTTTCCATACATTTTTTCATAATAACTAATATAATCTCCAGAAATAATATTATTTAACCAATCATTATTGGCTAAATACCATTCAATAGTTTCTTTCATGCCAATTTCAAATGTATATTTTGGTTTCCATCCTAATTCTTTTTGTATTTTAGTTGAATCAATAGCATATCTTCTATCATGCCCTAATCTATCTTCAACATATTCAATTAAGTCTTCTGATTTTTTTAAGTATTGAAGTATTAGTTTAACAATTTCAATATTTTCTTTTTCATTGTTTCCACCAATATTATATACTTCTCCTGCTTTTCCTTTATGAAGAACCAAATCAATAGCTGTACAATGATCATAGACATGCAACCAGTCTCTTACATTCTTTCCATCTCCATAAACTGGAAGTTTTTTGTTATTTAAAGCATTATTGATCATTAATGGAATTAATTTCTCTGGAAACTGATAAGGGCCGTAATTATTAGAACATCTAGTAATATTTATTGGAAGATGAAAAGTCTCATGATAAGCTCTAACAATAAGATCAGCCCCGGCTTTACTAGCTGAATAAGGACTATTTGAAGCTAAAGGAGTTTTTTCTGTAAAATAACCAGTTTTACCAAGAGTTCCATACACTTCATCAGTTGAAATTTGTATGTATTTTTTAAGTTGGCCTTTTTCATGATACTTTTTAGCTATCTCAAGAAGATTTTGAGTTCCAATAATATTTGATTCTAAAAATATTTTAGGATTTTGTATACTACGATCTACATGAGATTCAGCTGCAAAATTGATAATATAATCAACT includes:
- the rfbB gene encoding dTDP-glucose 4,6-dehydratase; translated protein: MKILVTGGAGFIGSNFIHYMLEKYPDYCIINLDSLTYCGNLENLKDTEKNPNYKFIKGDIANNQLIDTIVFENKVDYIINFAAESHVDRSIQNPKIFLESNIIGTQNLLEIAKKYHEKGQLKKYIQISTDEVYGTLGKTGYFTEKTPLASNSPYSASKAGADLIVRAYHETFHLPINITRCSNNYGPYQFPEKLIPLMINNALNNKKLPVYGDGKNVRDWLHVYDHCTAIDLVLHKGKAGEVYNIGGNNEKENIEIVKLILQYLKKSEDLIEYVEDRLGHDRRYAIDSTKIQKELGWKPKYTFEIGMKETIEWYLANNDWLNNIISGDYISYYEKMYGKD
- a CDS encoding glycosyltransferase; its protein translation is MENNTSNSVSIIIPAYNEEATVSKVVGVAKELPYVNEVIVVDDGSYDKTVEEAKFAGADVISHASNQGKGSAIKTGFRHSKGDIIAFIDADIYNLTQEKIDMIIRPILEGRTDITKTKFVRESGRVTELTAKPLLKFFFPEINFKQPLSGQFAGKRSVLNKIKFEKDYGVDVGIVLDADVRGIKIEEVDIGEIKHDMSPLENLNEMANEVTRTIVDRAMEYGRVTMIDSMGNYIRMATLGLSLIILGLFTVFFVQGFPYELGVIIGIIGLILAIYYLIKLFIQGIRVFRKRKKGNFFRSFIKMHFPVLISAIVLILMISTFFSAANYSDGKISIEPTSRNFVIFPGATDQPIYVRGPYTVDSALENQTNIIRMPGDALNTLELSYGDKMQIGNEQYTVVKDRPGEENVLRLPFNARAFLDLQEGDVISDGKIKGVFEGIQVEHTLKLNSSSNSSNKTITENTIINSRNMNGTTLDVYLDHKHVGSISASFKPNETYDIYIDGSRALSININNETKIKKGNTYLAYSGDHIVELNVSNNISTSKRFFPSRLGPFISFNLY
- a CDS encoding UbiD family decarboxylase, which produces MENFLNLIKKDYEILKIKEEVSSEYEAARILREHPKKTVVLENVKGYDISIISGICNTREKIAKSLGCNVDEILQKVIKATENPQKITKSSDINDSSNDYKYTTEKANLNKIPILTHYKRDGGAYITAGVVFAKDPEIGIQNASIHRMLVLSKDKLAIRIVPRNLYTYFQKAERLNQDLEIAIAIGMDPSTLLATTTSIPIDHDEMEVANNFKNGELRLIELEKTGLKVPQADIIFEGKILTKERAKEGPFVDLTDTYDVIRDEPVIKLDQMHLKENAMYHAILPAGFEHKLLQGMPQEPRIFQAVKNTVPTIKNVVLTEGGCCWLHAAIAIEKQTQGDGKNVIMAALAAHPSLKHAVVVDEDIDIFDPQDLEYAIATRVKGDDDIIIVPQARGSSLDPVALPDGTTTKLGVDATKLLGKEEKFERVSLSE
- the purE gene encoding 5-(carboxyamino)imidazole ribonucleotide mutase; this encodes MNPKVMIILGSASDLKIAQKSIDILETLKIPYSLKVASAHRTHEKVKKLVIEATGIGVEVFIGIAGLAAHLPGAIAAYTHRPVIGVPVDVKLGGLDALCASSQMPFPAPVATVGIDRGDNGAILAGQIIGVNDPEVKKKVSELRKSYQEKVKKDEEKLVSEINGELFIKDFLENYDEISEEKLNKKEPHTDKVFKESEENELENTPLVSVVPGSYSDIEEAKKVALTLDRLGISYDISVISPIRYPDKFEKYIEKMKDVKLFIAVTGLSAHVTGSIVALSEKPVIGVPCSVELNGLDSLLSMVNMPPGVPVGTVGIENGRNAGVIAGEILGISNKTIEDNLKLMKYKTADL
- the mmp11 gene encoding methanogenesis marker protein 11, with product MEILKPEDLKKRFNDPWIAPYEKIVTMADENLVEIVEYHPCISGSHWLVNQYKNTSKLILNAYRDGNKQVFLTKVGKEPLDLKASINAAGIEEVAIDNENNTVKVVHGGLAGAGVGAGMCRGMGEGIKQVEIYEKGGGSKLGKAAVITPKMEKVVIGIDDTDTKDEGATWTMAHNVGMELKKEGFEYLDHVIVQLYPHNPHKTQNCVSIALTFAVLAEDKEKLISRAVELLKRDTLSDKTAIAILEGLSIPKKLTDYSMKAKTSMVTVEEAEKVANDLNIKLIAVTGDHGKIGALAALGLYNNLDEAVKVYY